A single window of Candidatus Finniella inopinata DNA harbors:
- the yidD gene encoding membrane protein insertion efficiency factor YidD codes for MSNFLVRLIHAYRWAISPFLPPRCRFEPTCSRYAIHAIECHGLLKGLWLVAKRLLRCHPYETVSRRIGAPWGYDPVPEKIANQPVQMSPAQTAKMGLHSKI; via the coding sequence TTAATTCATGCTTACCGTTGGGCCATTTCACCCTTCTTGCCCCCTCGGTGCCGGTTTGAACCCACCTGCTCGCGCTATGCTATTCATGCCATTGAATGCCATGGCCTTTTAAAAGGGTTGTGGTTGGTTGCAAAACGTTTGCTGCGTTGCCATCCTTACGAAACAGTTTCCAGGCGAATTGGTGCCCCATGGGGGTATGACCCGGTCCCTGAAAAGATTGCCAACCAACCGGTCCAGATGTCACCCGCACAAACCGCAAAAATGGGTTTGCACTCCAAGATCTAG